TCTTCCAGAGTGTCTCGCTCTTCACTGAGCGCCGCAGCCATTGTATCAATTCCTACGGGTCCCCCGTTATACTTTTCTTGGATCAGGCTCAAAATACGACGGTCCATAAGGTCCAGTCCAAATTGATCCACTCCCAACTGATTCAAAGCGTAGACCGCGATATCTCTGGAAATCGTGCCATTACCTTTGACCTGGGCGTAGTCACGAACACGCTTTAAAAGACGATTCGCCACACGCGGCGTCCCCCGCGAACGACGAGCGATCTCCTCCGCTCCTTCCTCGTCAATTTTCACTTTGAGAATTTCTGCGGATCGAATCAAAATTTTCTGAAGCGCATTTTTATCATAAAACTGCAGACGTTCGACAATTCCGAATCGATCTCGGAATGGCGGATTCAAAAGCCCTGCTCGCGTTGTCGCTCCCACCAAAGTGAACGGCGCCAACTGAAACTTCATCGAACGCGCACCCAATCCCTCGCCCGTCACGATGTCGATGTAATAGTCTTCCATGGCGGTATAAAGATACTCTTCCACGTGTCGGCTCAAACGATGGATCTCATCGATGAAAAGCACGGAGTGCGGCTTGAGCGACGTCAAAACCGCCGCTAGGTCGCCTTTCTTATCGATCGCCGGGGCCGAGGTCATTTTGATTTCGGCCCCCATGTCATTGGCAATAATTTTTGACAGAGTGGTCTTTCCCAATCCCGGAGGGCCACACAACAACACGTGATCCAAAGATTCGCCGCGATGTTTGGCCGCCGCGACGAAGACTTTTAATTTTTCTTTGACGTCCTCTTGCCCTGGAAAATCTTCGAAGTGCTGGGGCCGTAATTCATTTTCCCAGCTCTTTTCACCTTCGACCGGATCGCCTTCAAGGATGCGACTCATGATAGACTCCCCGACAAGGTTTGCAGACCCTTACGAACGCCGTCTTCCAAAGAAATATCGTTAGGCAGAGAAGAAACAAATTGATCCACCAACTGAGATTTGTAACCCAAATTCAACAGCGCAGAAGTGATCTGCGTGTGACTTTCGGATTTGCCTTTGATGGTCTCTTCGATAGAAACAAGCTTGCCCTTTAAAGTCAGGATGATCTGCTCGGCGGTTTTTTTACCTACCTTGGGCAGACCCGATAAAGCCTTGGCATTCCCCGCCTCAATCATTTCCTGAATCTGCGCCGGGCGTCCGCCAGAAAGAATACTTAAAGCCATCTTCGGCCCGACGCCATTGACCTTCAACAGAGACAAGAAAAGATTTTTTTCATCTTTAGAGTGAAAGCCGAAAAGCTGCAATGCATCTTCCCGGACGTGGGTGTGCACCCAAATGATGATGTCTTTCCCCAAAAGTGTCTGCAAATCCCCTAAGGTGTTTGCCGATGCATGAACTTCGTAACCCACTCCCTGAACATCAATCAAAGCGGCGTCACTTAAGACTTCAATAATTTTTCCACGTAAATAACCGATCATAAACTCACCGCTCTTTGCAGGATGGATTTCTTTTTAATTTCAAATGCATGATGACAAGCCATCGCCAAAGCATCTGAGGCGTCGATGCGATTGATCACTTTCAGATTCAAAATGGCTTTTAAAATCGCCTGCACGTCTTCTTTGCTGGCCGCCCCGGTCCCCGTGACACCTTTTTTTACGACCCGGGTCGCGTATTCAAAAACATCCGAACCGCCCAAACCCGCTTCGTACATAACAACGCCCCGGGCATGTCCCAGCTTGAAGGCACTGTCCGCATTTTTTCCCAGAAAGATTTTTTCAATCACAACCTGGTGCGGTTGGTATTTGGTCATGACTTCGCGAAAGGCGGCGCCCAGCTCTTTCATCCGAAAAGGAAAGGACTGTTCGGCATCCAGTAAAATCACGCCGTGATTGATGTGCTCAATCCGTCCATTTTCCACTCGGATGACTCCGAATCCTGTAATGCGAGATCCCGGATCCACTCCGAGAATTGTCACTGACATTTCTACCACCAATTATTTTTAGGACACTTTATTCTTTGAACAATAGATTCGTGCACTTACTAGAGGATTTTAGTGAGAAGTATTGCTTAGTCAATAAATCTGAAATACTATTTCCATAGAGCATTTAAAAACTCAGTCGCAGACGCGATACCAGGAGCACCGGGCATTGATGAAAATAGATGCAAGCACCATTGAAAAGTACCAGCAGATTCTTGAGAAAGATCCTAATTCTCAGGTTTTCGCTCCGCTGGCCGAGGCTTATCGCGAAATGGGCTTGCTTCCGGAAGCTAAAAAAACCGTGACTGCGGGCGTTCAACGCCATCCGCAATTTGTGGGCGGTCTAGTCACCTACACAAAAGTGATGCGCGACCTGGGCGAGCTGAGTAAGGCTCTGGACGCGGCAAAGCGGGCCACTTCTTTATCTCCAGAAAACATTTTGGCGCATCAACTTCTGGCGGAAGTGCAACTTGCCAGCAAGAACCCGAAGGAGGCTC
The genomic region above belongs to Bdellovibrio sp. ArHS and contains:
- the ruvB gene encoding Holliday junction branch migration DNA helicase RuvB, which encodes MSRILEGDPVEGEKSWENELRPQHFEDFPGQEDVKEKLKVFVAAAKHRGESLDHVLLCGPPGLGKTTLSKIIANDMGAEIKMTSAPAIDKKGDLAAVLTSLKPHSVLFIDEIHRLSRHVEEYLYTAMEDYYIDIVTGEGLGARSMKFQLAPFTLVGATTRAGLLNPPFRDRFGIVERLQFYDKNALQKILIRSAEILKVKIDEEGAEEIARRSRGTPRVANRLLKRVRDYAQVKGNGTISRDIAVYALNQLGVDQFGLDLMDRRILSLIQEKYNGGPVGIDTMAAALSEERDTLEEVYEPFLIQEGFIQKTPRGRVITEYAKNSVLSEK
- the ruvA gene encoding Holliday junction branch migration protein RuvA, translating into MIGYLRGKIIEVLSDAALIDVQGVGYEVHASANTLGDLQTLLGKDIIIWVHTHVREDALQLFGFHSKDEKNLFLSLLKVNGVGPKMALSILSGGRPAQIQEMIEAGNAKALSGLPKVGKKTAEQIILTLKGKLVSIEETIKGKSESHTQITSALLNLGYKSQLVDQFVSSLPNDISLEDGVRKGLQTLSGSLS
- the ruvC gene encoding crossover junction endodeoxyribonuclease RuvC, which codes for MSVTILGVDPGSRITGFGVIRVENGRIEHINHGVILLDAEQSFPFRMKELGAAFREVMTKYQPHQVVIEKIFLGKNADSAFKLGHARGVVMYEAGLGGSDVFEYATRVVKKGVTGTGAASKEDVQAILKAILNLKVINRIDASDALAMACHHAFEIKKKSILQRAVSL